One segment of Nitrospira sp. DNA contains the following:
- a CDS encoding efflux RND transporter periplasmic adaptor subunit gives MRHRTVHAGHASGRARRQPLPAFAVAVLAGTLAIFALPGCDGPPPNATGANPPRSADKSFVRLTAEEIRSANITVAPVRRSEFRTIRDFPGTVEPNEHALAEITTLVRGRVIDVYADLGREVKGGTLLALLYSSELGMAQSAYLKATAKLNVAERAFRRAELLLKEKVIGVAELQRREGEMLSLRAELREARDRLLILGLTDEDLRNLDRNHTIRSHVPVVAPFDGRIIARNLTKGEVVETTEKLFVVADLTDVWVTAVIPEKDIPYIRPDQTGAGQSVEVHVAAYPGQAFQGRITYVGDVLDPATRTMRLRLELPNPERKLKPAMYATVRVYSEPEANVLLIPESAVQRDRDRQFVFVEREPSVFQARDVKLGSSNGREIKVEDGLLEGESIVTNGAFVLKSELLGEQM, from the coding sequence ATGAGGCACCGAACTGTGCACGCCGGACACGCATCGGGACGCGCGCGGCGACAACCGTTGCCGGCATTCGCCGTCGCGGTGCTGGCCGGAACACTCGCAATTTTTGCGTTGCCCGGATGCGACGGCCCTCCTCCGAACGCGACGGGCGCCAACCCGCCGCGCTCGGCCGACAAGAGCTTCGTACGGTTGACCGCCGAGGAAATTCGATCGGCCAACATCACGGTGGCACCAGTCCGGCGCTCGGAATTTCGCACAATCCGTGATTTCCCGGGTACCGTCGAACCAAACGAACATGCCCTGGCGGAAATTACCACGCTCGTCCGCGGGCGAGTCATCGACGTCTATGCCGACCTGGGCCGTGAGGTCAAAGGCGGGACGCTGCTGGCATTGCTCTACAGCAGCGAACTGGGGATGGCGCAATCGGCCTACCTGAAAGCGACGGCCAAGCTGAACGTCGCCGAGCGCGCCTTCCGCCGGGCCGAATTGCTCCTGAAGGAAAAGGTGATCGGCGTGGCCGAGTTGCAGCGGCGTGAAGGAGAAATGCTCAGCCTTCGCGCCGAGCTGCGGGAAGCGCGCGACCGCCTCTTGATCCTCGGGCTCACGGATGAAGACCTGCGCAATTTAGATCGTAACCACACCATCCGTTCACATGTCCCAGTGGTCGCACCCTTCGACGGCCGCATCATCGCCCGCAATCTGACCAAGGGCGAAGTCGTGGAAACCACGGAAAAACTGTTTGTGGTCGCCGACCTCACAGATGTCTGGGTGACGGCAGTCATTCCTGAGAAAGATATTCCCTACATCCGGCCCGACCAGACGGGAGCGGGCCAATCCGTGGAGGTCCATGTGGCCGCCTATCCCGGACAGGCCTTCCAAGGTCGCATTACGTATGTCGGTGACGTGCTCGACCCCGCGACCCGGACCATGCGTCTCCGGCTGGAACTGCCAAACCCCGAACGCAAGCTGAAACCCGCCATGTATGCCACGGTTCGCGTGTATTCCGAACCGGAGGCGAATGTGCTGCTGATCCCCGAGTCCGCCGTGCAACGAGACCGCGACCGGCAATTCGTCTTTGTCGAACGCGAGCCCTCCGTCTTCCAGGCCCGCGACGTGAAACTAGGCAGCTCCAACGGCCGTGAGATCAAGGTAGAGGATGGACTGCTGGAGGGAGAATCGATCGTGACGAACGGCGCCTTCGTGCTGAAATCCGAACTCCTCGGGGAACAGATGTAA
- the sugE gene encoding quaternary ammonium compound efflux SMR transporter SugE, translated as MAWTFLVVAGLFEICWAIGLKYTEGFSRFGPTAVTLVAMAASFGCLAQALKSIPVGTGYAVWTGIGAAGTAVLGIVLFSESVSIIKVVSLLCIILGIIGLKGSA; from the coding sequence ATGGCCTGGACGTTCCTGGTTGTTGCCGGTCTGTTCGAGATTTGCTGGGCGATCGGACTCAAGTATACAGAGGGATTCTCGCGATTTGGGCCCACGGCCGTCACGCTCGTCGCAATGGCGGCAAGCTTTGGCTGTCTCGCCCAGGCGCTGAAGAGCATTCCGGTCGGCACAGGCTATGCGGTCTGGACAGGCATCGGAGCCGCAGGCACGGCGGTGCTGGGCATCGTCCTCTTCTCCGAGAGCGTGTCGATCATCAAGGTCGTTTCTCTCCTCTGCATCATACTCGGCATCATCGGGCTCAAAGGCAGCGCCTGA
- a CDS encoding TolC family protein — MTLSNHHGPAPSPEGSIAPGAAFTTNLLAQPSVATGYDRSRATPQPRYLLPALMALLGLAWFLPNAGLCASPSASQAGPAGPDPIYSLQSVLDLALARNPTVVSAEGTIDQNRGYQVAAHTYPNPSINANSGHGVIRDAGRADISDTLTRQSLTEFNLTVGQPIEWPSKRAARQRASEAGVAAASAGLAETQLNLIADVKVAFYDLLLAQRALILAQQNLATVEDVDKAVRTRVRLGESPQFEAIRSGVEVLKANQSLTRAANTVRVNRVMLDTLTAGSLGSAYAIDGQLHRVGPGFGIDILTERALGQHPTMLRLRKAIEQADHSLEFERQARVPNITIGGSYWREIGREAFQGGLTIPTPLWDRRQGEIMSALGSKRKGEAEFLRARNELIRNISQHFQDAKTTADLIDVYEKGLLKQADEALRIAKFSFQQGASSLIEVLDAQRVQRQILLDYAQAQFDLSMSLALLERAVGGAI; from the coding sequence ATGACACTCAGTAACCATCACGGACCGGCACCCAGTCCGGAAGGGTCTATCGCGCCCGGCGCCGCATTCACCACGAATCTGCTCGCGCAACCTTCAGTCGCCACTGGATACGATCGTTCTAGAGCTACCCCGCAACCGCGATATCTGTTGCCCGCGCTAATGGCCCTCTTGGGGCTTGCCTGGTTTCTCCCGAATGCCGGCTTGTGCGCATCTCCTTCGGCGAGTCAGGCGGGGCCGGCGGGCCCTGACCCAATCTATTCGCTTCAAAGCGTGCTGGATCTTGCCCTCGCGCGAAACCCGACGGTTGTCAGCGCCGAAGGCACCATCGATCAGAACCGGGGTTACCAGGTCGCAGCCCACACCTATCCCAATCCCTCGATCAATGCCAATAGCGGTCATGGCGTCATTCGGGATGCAGGACGGGCAGACATCAGCGATACATTGACCCGGCAATCGCTCACTGAATTCAACTTGACCGTCGGACAACCGATCGAGTGGCCGTCGAAACGTGCTGCGCGCCAGCGCGCCAGCGAAGCCGGCGTAGCCGCCGCCTCGGCTGGGCTCGCGGAAACCCAGCTGAATTTGATCGCCGACGTCAAGGTCGCCTTTTATGATCTGCTGCTGGCCCAGCGCGCGTTGATTCTCGCGCAGCAGAATCTGGCCACGGTGGAGGATGTCGATAAAGCGGTGCGGACCAGGGTACGCCTGGGCGAGAGTCCGCAGTTCGAAGCGATCCGCTCGGGGGTGGAAGTGCTGAAAGCCAATCAGTCGTTGACCAGAGCGGCCAACACCGTCCGTGTGAATCGAGTCATGCTCGATACCCTGACGGCCGGGTCACTCGGCTCCGCGTATGCCATCGATGGGCAACTCCACCGTGTGGGTCCTGGATTCGGCATCGACATTCTGACCGAACGCGCGCTCGGCCAACATCCCACCATGCTGCGCCTGCGCAAAGCGATTGAACAGGCCGACCATAGCCTCGAATTCGAGCGTCAGGCCCGGGTGCCCAATATCACGATCGGCGGCAGCTACTGGCGGGAAATCGGCCGGGAAGCCTTTCAAGGCGGTCTCACGATCCCGACTCCCCTGTGGGATCGGCGACAGGGCGAAATCATGTCGGCGTTGGGTAGCAAACGGAAAGGCGAAGCCGAATTTCTCCGGGCACGCAACGAACTGATCCGGAATATCAGCCAGCATTTCCAGGATGCGAAAACGACGGCGGACTTGATCGATGTCTATGAAAAGGGGCTCTTGAAACAGGCCGATGAAGCGCTACGCATCGCGAAGTTCAGCTTTCAACAAGGGGCCTCAAGCCTGATCGAAGTCCTCGACGCCCAACGAGTACAACGGCAAATCCTATTGGACTACGCCCAGGCTCAGTTTGATCTCTCCATGTCACTCGCCCTCTTGGAACGCGCAGTGGGAGGCGCCATATGA
- a CDS encoding response regulator transcription factor encodes MSTTPPPRVLLADDHTLVLEGFRRIVEQRCEVVGTVEDGRALLEAAVRLRPDLILLDISMPLLNGVDAGRQLKKLLPDAKLIFVTMHADPAYVSEAFKAGASAYLLKRSAARELDQAIEAVLKGQYFVTSLLTREIVTGLSSEESGLFSPRQDLTPRQREVLQLIAEGRTIKEIAALLNISPKTVEFHKAQIIFHLNLRTTAELTKYALAHGLTSA; translated from the coding sequence ATGAGCACCACGCCGCCCCCTCGAGTATTACTGGCCGATGACCATACGTTGGTCCTGGAAGGATTCCGACGCATCGTCGAACAACGATGCGAAGTTGTCGGCACGGTCGAAGACGGCCGCGCGCTGCTGGAAGCCGCGGTGCGGTTGCGCCCGGACCTGATTCTGCTGGATATCTCCATGCCTCTGCTGAACGGCGTGGATGCAGGCCGCCAACTCAAGAAACTACTTCCCGACGCCAAATTGATCTTCGTCACCATGCACGCCGACCCCGCCTATGTGAGCGAAGCCTTTAAAGCCGGCGCCTCGGCCTATCTCCTCAAACGCTCGGCGGCGAGGGAGTTGGATCAAGCCATCGAGGCGGTCTTGAAGGGACAGTATTTCGTGACCTCGCTCCTGACGCGAGAGATTGTCACCGGCTTGTCTTCCGAAGAGAGCGGCCTGTTTTCACCCCGGCAAGACCTCACACCGCGGCAGCGCGAAGTGCTGCAGCTCATCGCCGAAGGACGGACCATCAAAGAAATCGCCGCGCTCCTGAATATTTCTCCCAAGACGGTGGAGTTTCATAAGGCACAGATCATTTTCCATCTCAATCTCCGCACCACTGCCGAGTTGACGAAGTATGCACTCGCTCACGGCCTCACGTCCGCCTGA
- a CDS encoding sigma-54-dependent Fis family transcriptional regulator, which produces MQATIYVTDDEPAIRSAIVKRLSRRHHTVTGLESGEELVRAVTQHPPDLILLDLKMPGMGGIEALRQLRPLAPQTLVIMLTAYGTVENAVEAMRLGAYDFLIKSVDLSGVDPVVDRALEFLALRHRVEFALEDQNSAYALSNIEVRSPAMQLLLGQVRDVAENAKATVLLQGETGTGKEFLARVIHCNGPRATGPFVAVNCTAIPKELFESELFGYERGAFTGAHQRKRGLLEKAEGGTLFLDEIGDLDPAMQAKLLRVLQERTFRRLGGTEDLSVDFRLMTATNRDLKKDTARGTFREDLYFRLNVVTFELPPLRVRTEDILPLCMQALLRFGKEFGKEILDIEPDAQELLQRYNYPGNIRELQNIIERATILCHDKTLTAGCLPRELRDQATQITVAMAQGEHPSLRIEMVLGQQTLADIESALIEEVVRLSDHNKTLAAKYLGLTRFALDRRLKKQLEQD; this is translated from the coding sequence ATGCAGGCCACGATCTACGTCACGGATGACGAGCCGGCCATCCGCTCCGCCATCGTCAAACGTCTGTCACGACGCCACCACACCGTCACCGGCCTCGAGTCCGGGGAAGAATTGGTTCGGGCTGTCACGCAACATCCGCCCGACCTGATTCTGTTGGATTTGAAGATGCCCGGCATGGGAGGGATCGAAGCGCTCCGGCAACTCCGGCCGCTGGCGCCGCAAACCCTCGTCATCATGCTGACAGCCTATGGAACAGTGGAAAACGCCGTGGAAGCGATGCGGCTCGGCGCCTACGATTTCTTGATCAAATCCGTCGACCTATCCGGAGTCGACCCCGTCGTGGATCGAGCGCTCGAATTTCTGGCTCTGCGCCACCGCGTTGAGTTCGCGCTCGAAGACCAGAACAGCGCCTATGCCCTCTCCAACATCGAGGTACGGAGTCCCGCCATGCAATTACTGCTCGGTCAGGTGCGTGACGTGGCGGAGAATGCCAAAGCCACCGTTCTCCTCCAAGGCGAGACCGGTACCGGCAAGGAGTTCCTGGCACGAGTCATCCATTGCAACGGCCCGCGGGCGACCGGCCCGTTTGTGGCCGTCAATTGCACGGCCATTCCGAAAGAGCTGTTCGAGAGCGAGCTATTCGGGTATGAGCGGGGCGCGTTCACCGGCGCCCACCAGCGCAAACGCGGCCTGCTCGAAAAAGCCGAAGGCGGCACGCTCTTTCTGGACGAAATCGGCGATCTGGACCCAGCCATGCAGGCGAAGCTCCTGCGCGTGCTGCAGGAGCGCACGTTCCGGCGGCTGGGCGGCACCGAAGACCTCTCGGTCGATTTCCGCCTGATGACCGCCACCAATCGCGATCTCAAGAAGGATACCGCGCGCGGGACCTTTCGCGAAGATCTCTATTTCCGCTTGAACGTCGTGACATTTGAACTCCCGCCGCTCCGGGTCCGCACGGAGGACATTCTCCCGCTCTGCATGCAAGCCCTCCTACGGTTCGGCAAGGAGTTCGGGAAAGAAATCCTCGACATCGAGCCTGACGCGCAGGAACTGCTGCAGCGGTACAATTACCCCGGCAATATCCGCGAACTGCAGAACATCATCGAGCGCGCCACGATCTTGTGTCACGACAAAACCCTGACCGCGGGCTGTCTGCCCCGGGAGCTCCGCGATCAGGCGACGCAGATCACCGTGGCCATGGCGCAAGGAGAACATCCTTCGTTGCGGATCGAGATGGTGCTGGGGCAGCAGACGTTGGCCGACATCGAATCGGCGCTGATTGAGGAGGTCGTGCGACTGTCCGATCACAACAAGACATTGGCCGCCAAGTATTTGGGTCTGACGCGTTTTGCTCTGGACCGCCGACTCAAGAAACAACTGGAACAGGACTAG
- a CDS encoding calcium:proton antiporter, giving the protein MLPLVTPAPQDSSLLRFPNRTTTTPPHRRRAIGEWWLVIPVGTAALFFVYGHDWLSDLSNPIRLSAMLGWLLLVISLSAFAVLRHAEHLAARLGEPLGTVILTLSVTGIEVMMIAAFMYTGNGNASLARDAMLAVVMIVLNGMVGLSLLLGGLRYHEQTYNLQGANAFLAVIVPLAVLGLVMPTHTLSSPGPTFSALQSLFLIIMSLGLYGVFLAIQNLRHRDYFVAPRSPRKRSATLLRQNQPSPGGSVWFHTVLLLSYLLPLVILSEHVAVPVDHTLRLWHAPPALGGVLVAGLVLAPESLGAVRAALANQLQRSVNILLGSVLASISLTIPAVLAIGFFTGSTILLGIDAVDTILLILTFAVSMMTFAARRTNVLLGAVHLLLFLAYLMLIFEK; this is encoded by the coding sequence ATGTTGCCACTGGTCACCCCGGCTCCGCAGGATTCGTCCCTTCTGCGTTTCCCGAACCGCACCACGACCACTCCGCCTCATCGCAGACGCGCGATCGGTGAATGGTGGTTGGTGATTCCGGTGGGCACCGCCGCACTCTTTTTTGTTTACGGCCACGACTGGTTGAGTGACCTCTCCAATCCCATTCGCTTGAGTGCGATGCTCGGATGGCTCCTGCTCGTCATCAGCCTATCGGCCTTTGCCGTCCTTCGCCATGCGGAACACCTGGCCGCCAGACTCGGCGAACCGCTTGGCACCGTGATCCTCACATTGTCGGTCACCGGCATCGAGGTCATGATGATCGCGGCGTTTATGTACACGGGAAACGGGAACGCTTCCCTGGCGCGAGACGCCATGTTGGCCGTCGTCATGATTGTCCTGAACGGCATGGTTGGACTCTCCCTGCTGCTCGGTGGCCTCCGGTATCATGAGCAAACGTACAATCTGCAAGGCGCCAACGCCTTCCTCGCCGTGATTGTGCCGTTGGCGGTGCTGGGGCTCGTGATGCCGACCCATACCCTGTCCTCACCAGGCCCAACCTTCTCGGCGCTTCAATCTCTTTTTCTGATCATCATGTCGTTGGGACTGTACGGCGTGTTTCTCGCCATACAGAATCTTCGCCATCGCGATTATTTTGTGGCGCCCCGCAGCCCACGGAAACGTAGCGCGACCTTGCTCCGTCAAAATCAACCCTCCCCGGGCGGGTCGGTGTGGTTCCATACCGTACTCCTCCTGTCATACCTACTGCCCTTGGTTATTCTGTCGGAACATGTGGCGGTCCCGGTCGATCACACACTCCGGCTGTGGCACGCGCCACCAGCCCTGGGTGGAGTATTGGTGGCAGGACTGGTGCTGGCGCCCGAATCGCTCGGCGCGGTGCGCGCCGCCCTGGCCAATCAACTGCAGCGTTCGGTCAACATTCTGCTGGGATCGGTACTCGCCAGCATTAGCTTGACCATTCCGGCCGTCCTCGCGATTGGGTTCTTCACCGGTTCCACGATTCTGCTCGGGATCGATGCAGTGGATACCATCCTCCTGATATTGACCTTCGCCGTGAGCATGATGACGTTTGCCGCCAGGCGCACGAATGTCCTGCTCGGAGCGGTTCATCTGCTCCTGTTTCTGGCCTACCTCATGCTGATCTTCGAAAAATAG
- a CDS encoding efflux RND transporter permease subunit yields MLSSLLAFALRQRVLVVVMACILTAGGIYAFRTIAIDAFPDVTTVLVQVVTKVPGMSPAEVERFVTFPMELQLMGAPGLTDIRSFSKVGLSMITVVFKDEIDIYMARQVVLERILEIQELLPPGSSSQLVPNTTGLGEVYQFFLEGPHDNDTGFVMTESDLMERRTIEDWVIRPLLKGLPDVVDVNSLGGFVKQYQVMVEPGLLRKYGLALHDVFDAVANNNANAGGNILEKDDEKYVIRGVGLIKTLEDIDHIVVKQVGGTPVYVRDVAEVRIGHAVRHGAAVINGKHEVITGIVLMLRGGNARDVVQSIKDKISEIHQKHLLPNGLRIIPFYDRIELITAALDTVYKALLEGIVLVVVILFLFLGNVRSALIVTATLIVTPLVTFIIMDQVGLTANLMSLGGLVIAIGMMVDGSVVVVENVYRQLAEQRDDRVSKTDIILHAVTEVGQPVIFGILIIILVFLPILTLQGMEGKMFQPLANTIIIALLVSLVLSLTLSPVLCAMAMKRGTEEDTFLLRWAKWVYLPTLHWAMGHRVLVLSIAVGLLGASLSLFPFLGGEFIPILNEGAISPQTIRYPSIALDRSIEIEKEMQRAVLEFPEVRMVVSKIGRSEMGNDPQEPNASDPVVSLRPMNEWTTAKTKSALDDAIRKRIEKVPGANYLLSQPIQQRVDELLSGVRSEATIKILGDDLSVLRTTAEKIQTIMASVRGVGDVRVEQLFGQTYLTIDIDRSKIARHGINVAHIQEIITTAIGQEPATRVYEGNKRFDLTLRYPEKYRNSVDTIKNILLTTSSGALIPLGDLATVELQEGPSLISREGLQRRIYVGFNTLGRDIESVVAEAQAKIAQEIHLPAGYHFVWGGSFENMQRAMARLKIILPITIGLIFILLFASFNSVRHAALIIMNLPFAMIGGIVALWLTGEYLSVPASVGFINLFGVAVLNGIVLVSYFNKLREDGLSSDEAIIKGCTLRLRPVLMTALVALLGLIPLAFAHGIGSEVQRPLAVVVIGGLVSSTLLTLIVLPVLYQWVDHRDAPAPADERTA; encoded by the coding sequence ATGCTGTCCTCTCTTCTGGCCTTCGCTCTCCGTCAACGTGTCTTGGTCGTCGTCATGGCGTGCATCCTGACCGCCGGAGGGATCTATGCCTTCCGTACCATCGCGATCGACGCCTTCCCCGACGTCACCACCGTACTGGTCCAGGTCGTCACGAAAGTGCCCGGCATGTCTCCGGCTGAAGTGGAACGGTTCGTCACCTTCCCCATGGAACTCCAACTCATGGGTGCGCCCGGCCTGACGGACATTCGCTCGTTCTCCAAAGTGGGCCTCTCCATGATCACCGTCGTGTTCAAAGACGAGATCGATATCTATATGGCCCGGCAGGTCGTTCTTGAACGCATCCTCGAAATTCAAGAACTGCTGCCGCCCGGCTCCTCCTCGCAATTAGTTCCGAACACCACTGGACTGGGAGAGGTCTATCAATTCTTTCTAGAGGGGCCGCACGACAACGACACCGGCTTTGTGATGACGGAATCCGACCTCATGGAGCGGCGGACCATCGAGGACTGGGTCATTCGGCCGCTGCTCAAAGGGCTCCCTGATGTCGTGGACGTCAATTCGCTGGGCGGGTTCGTCAAACAATATCAGGTCATGGTCGAACCGGGCCTGCTGCGGAAATACGGGCTCGCGCTACATGATGTCTTCGATGCCGTGGCGAACAACAATGCGAATGCCGGCGGAAATATCCTGGAAAAAGACGACGAAAAGTATGTCATCCGCGGGGTCGGGCTGATCAAGACGCTCGAAGATATCGATCATATCGTCGTCAAACAGGTGGGTGGGACCCCCGTGTACGTCCGGGATGTAGCGGAGGTGCGGATCGGGCACGCCGTCCGCCACGGGGCCGCCGTGATCAACGGCAAACACGAAGTGATCACCGGGATCGTGCTCATGTTGCGCGGCGGCAATGCTCGCGATGTGGTGCAGTCCATCAAGGACAAAATCTCAGAAATTCATCAGAAGCACCTGTTGCCGAACGGGTTGCGCATCATTCCGTTCTATGACCGGATCGAACTGATCACCGCGGCGCTCGATACGGTCTACAAGGCGCTGCTTGAGGGCATCGTGCTCGTGGTGGTCATTCTCTTCCTGTTTCTCGGTAACGTGCGCAGCGCCCTCATCGTGACCGCCACCCTGATCGTGACGCCGCTGGTTACTTTCATCATCATGGACCAGGTCGGACTCACGGCCAATCTCATGTCTCTGGGGGGACTCGTCATCGCCATCGGCATGATGGTCGATGGCTCGGTCGTGGTGGTGGAGAATGTGTATCGGCAGCTCGCCGAACAACGAGACGATCGCGTCAGTAAAACTGACATTATCCTGCATGCCGTGACTGAAGTTGGGCAACCGGTCATCTTCGGCATCCTGATCATCATCCTGGTGTTTCTTCCCATTCTGACGTTGCAGGGCATGGAAGGAAAAATGTTCCAGCCGCTCGCAAATACGATCATCATCGCGTTGCTGGTGTCGTTGGTCTTGTCCCTGACACTCTCCCCTGTTCTCTGCGCGATGGCGATGAAACGGGGAACAGAAGAAGACACGTTCCTGCTCCGCTGGGCCAAGTGGGTGTATCTCCCGACCTTGCACTGGGCGATGGGGCATCGCGTACTTGTGCTGAGCATCGCTGTCGGGCTGCTGGGGGCCAGCCTGTCCCTGTTTCCCTTTCTCGGAGGCGAGTTCATCCCCATCTTGAATGAGGGGGCCATTTCGCCCCAGACCATCCGGTATCCCAGCATCGCGCTGGATCGATCCATCGAGATTGAAAAGGAAATGCAGCGCGCCGTGCTCGAGTTTCCCGAAGTACGTATGGTGGTGTCAAAAATCGGCCGTTCGGAGATGGGGAATGATCCACAGGAACCCAATGCCAGCGACCCGGTCGTGAGTCTCCGTCCGATGAACGAGTGGACCACTGCCAAAACCAAGTCCGCGCTGGACGATGCCATCCGCAAACGCATTGAAAAAGTGCCGGGCGCCAATTATCTGCTGAGCCAACCGATCCAACAACGCGTCGATGAGCTGCTGTCCGGCGTCCGCTCGGAAGCCACCATCAAAATCCTCGGCGACGATCTGTCGGTGCTGCGAACGACGGCGGAAAAGATTCAAACCATCATGGCATCGGTCAGGGGCGTGGGCGATGTGCGCGTCGAACAACTCTTCGGTCAGACCTACCTCACCATCGATATCGATCGCAGCAAGATCGCCCGCCACGGCATCAATGTCGCCCACATTCAGGAAATCATTACCACGGCGATCGGGCAGGAACCGGCCACCCGTGTCTATGAAGGGAACAAACGCTTCGATCTGACCCTGCGGTACCCTGAAAAATACCGGAACAGCGTCGACACGATTAAGAATATCCTGCTGACGACATCTTCCGGCGCCTTGATTCCTCTCGGCGATCTCGCCACGGTCGAGCTGCAAGAAGGCCCGTCATTGATCAGCCGTGAGGGCCTGCAGCGCCGGATCTATGTCGGCTTCAACACGCTGGGCCGGGATATCGAAAGCGTGGTCGCAGAAGCGCAAGCCAAAATCGCGCAAGAGATTCATCTGCCCGCCGGCTATCACTTTGTCTGGGGCGGCTCGTTTGAGAACATGCAGCGAGCCATGGCGCGATTGAAAATCATCTTGCCGATCACCATCGGCTTGATCTTCATCCTCTTGTTCGCCTCGTTCAATTCGGTCCGCCATGCGGCGTTGATTATCATGAATCTGCCGTTCGCCATGATCGGCGGAATCGTGGCACTCTGGCTGACCGGTGAATACCTCAGCGTGCCGGCGTCCGTCGGGTTTATCAATCTGTTCGGAGTGGCCGTCCTGAACGGCATTGTGCTCGTCTCCTACTTCAACAAGCTGCGCGAGGACGGGCTTTCGTCCGACGAAGCGATCATCAAAGGGTGCACCCTTCGGCTCAGACCTGTGCTCATGACGGCACTGGTCGCCTTGCTCGGTTTGATTCCGCTCGCGTTTGCCCATGGGATCGGATCGGAAGTGCAACGGCCCCTCGCCGTCGTGGTGATCGGAGGCCTGGTGAGTTCGACGCTGCTGACGCTGATTGTGCTCCCAGTGCTGTATCAATGGGTCGACCACCGGGATGCGCCCGCTCCTGCAGACGAACGAACCGCGTAA
- a CDS encoding sensor histidine kinase yields MDRLTTQEIHDRKILTLVVGLSCLLFAIDLFVPLGIAIGVLYAGVVVLVAGSANPRLPFLIAVSSTPLIIAGAVFSPHTTEIPLWVGVSNRIFALIVLWVAALLLQQRQRAESQLRQAKTELETRVETRTKELADLNQTLMNEISGHIETEGFLRASEQALATSRQELRDLTARLLTVQEEERRRISRDLHDDINQRLAMLVVQAESLEGNLPPSAVACSKELRSIQDRLTELSDDVRHLAYQFHPSILDDLGLPVALQRLVDDCTVRSTLEISLEVEAIPHVIPQAVSTCLYRIAQECLANVMKHAQASRATVNLASTAEGITLTVQDDGIGFDTQNVVDNPRGLGLISMAERVRLVHGTVTINSIPQHGTRLSVHVPHAEVSV; encoded by the coding sequence ATGGACCGACTTACGACGCAGGAGATTCACGATCGCAAGATTCTGACGCTCGTCGTCGGCCTGAGCTGCCTCCTGTTTGCCATCGATCTGTTCGTGCCGCTCGGCATCGCGATCGGCGTGCTGTATGCGGGAGTCGTCGTACTGGTTGCCGGCTCCGCCAATCCTCGGCTGCCGTTCCTGATTGCCGTCTCATCCACCCCCCTCATCATTGCCGGAGCGGTGTTCAGCCCACACACCACTGAAATTCCCCTGTGGGTCGGCGTGAGCAACCGGATCTTCGCCCTGATCGTCCTCTGGGTGGCCGCGCTCCTGCTTCAACAACGGCAACGGGCCGAGTCCCAATTGCGTCAGGCCAAAACCGAGTTGGAAACACGGGTCGAAACCCGCACGAAGGAACTGGCCGATCTGAACCAGACTCTCATGAATGAAATTTCCGGGCATATCGAAACGGAAGGATTTCTCCGCGCCAGCGAGCAGGCGCTTGCGACCAGTCGCCAGGAGCTGCGCGACTTGACCGCTCGCCTACTCACCGTGCAGGAGGAAGAACGCCGGCGCATCTCCAGGGATCTCCACGACGATATCAACCAGCGGCTGGCCATGCTGGTCGTCCAGGCTGAATCGCTGGAAGGGAACCTTCCGCCCTCAGCCGTCGCCTGCAGCAAGGAGCTGCGCTCAATTCAGGACCGTCTGACGGAACTGTCCGATGATGTCCGCCATTTGGCATATCAGTTTCACCCCTCGATCCTGGACGATTTGGGACTCCCCGTCGCCTTGCAACGCCTGGTCGATGATTGCACGGTACGCTCGACGTTGGAGATCTCGCTGGAGGTTGAGGCCATTCCCCATGTCATCCCGCAGGCAGTCTCCACATGCCTGTATCGCATCGCCCAGGAATGCCTGGCCAATGTCATGAAACATGCACAGGCCTCACGCGCGACAGTGAATTTGGCCTCGACAGCGGAGGGCATCACGCTGACCGTGCAGGATGACGGCATCGGCTTCGATACGCAGAACGTGGTGGACAATCCACGCGGGCTCGGCCTGATCAGCATGGCGGAGCGGGTGCGGCTCGTCCACGGCACCGTCACCATCAACTCCATTCCCCAGCATGGCACACGCTTGTCTGTTCACGTTCCCCACGCGGAGGTTTCTGTATGA